The nucleotide sequence TCCCAAGACTCGATGCGGTGATTGCCAAGGACCTAGGAGAGATTCGCTATGGCCACTGATGCCCTGCTCCGCGTCAGGCGCGAAGAGGTGCTCCGCATGGCTGCCAGATCTGGCGCGCGCAGCGCCGGCCTGTTTGGGTCCGTCGGCCGCGGCAGGGCGAGCGGCGACAGCGACGTCGACCTCCTCATGGCGTTGGAACCCTGGCGGAGCATGCTCGATCAAGGTTGCCTCGTCAACGAGCTGGAAGAGCCCCTTGGCCGGAAAGTTGACGTCATCTCGAGGGCGGTATCTACCGGGTCTTGGGGCGTCGCATCCTCCAAGAAGGCGCGTCTGCTGTGGCCAAGGGGCCGCGTGTGTGCCTCACCTAGATGCTGGAGTGCATCCAGGAGATCGAATGCTTCACTGCGGACGAGCGGGAGCAATTCTTGCGTGACGAGATGCTCCAGGACACCGGCCTCCGCAACATCGAGCCCATCGATGCGGCGGCCAAGGGAGACGACCCGTACGGAAGAGGGCATCCGGAGGTGCCGTGGTGGCTTTGGACGAGGTAAGTTCGATCGACGAAATGAATCAAGACCAGCTGCGCGGAAAGATACTGGAGTCTTTGAGAGAGCAGGGCTTCGAGATCCGGGGCGACGCTCTCGTTCCGCCAGACCCGACTGATAAGGAAGGAATAAGACAGCTCCATGCCGAAGCGGTTCGCCATCGCATCGCTAAGGCCAAACCAAGCCTGAAACGCCACGAAGATCGCCTACTAGGCTTCATTGCGGCGGGAAGCGAGGTTGTTCCGAACAGCATCTGTCCGCGGTTGGTTCTGGTACAGTCGGGATCAGAGGCAGAGCTTCTGTTCAGGTATGTGTGCCTTCATTGGAGCATCCCGGTGTCTGCTGGCTATGGGCGGCGGTTGCGGTTCCTCGTCTTCGACGACTCCAACGGCAAGCTCATCGGCCTGTTCGGCCTTGGCGATCCGGTCTTCAGCCTCGGCCCGCGAGATCAGTGGATCGGATGGGGGTCCAGCCAAAAGAAAGAGCGCCTGCAGTCCGTCATGGACCTGTTCGTGCTCGGTGCGGTGCCGCCTTATTCACAGCTTCTCTGCGGGAAGCTGATTGCACTCCTTGCGACCAGCCGCGAGGTTCAACAGGCCTTTCGCCAGAAGTATCACGGCAAGCGATCCCTCATCAGCGGAAAGGCCCTGGACGGGCGGCTCGCACTTCTGACCACCATCTCCGCACTGGGGCGGTCTTCCCTCTACAACCGCTTGACGTACCGTGGGGAACTGGTATTCCGGAGCGTGGGCTTCACCCGAGGCTCGGGGGAGTTTCAGTTCAGCAATGGCTTGTACGAGGATTTGCGGCGGCTGGCAGTGGAGCATTGCCAGGCAACCGCCAAGCACGTGCGGTGGGGCAACGGCTTTCGAAACAGGCGGGAGTTGCTGCGCAAGGTGCTCCCCCTCATCGGGTTGTCGCGGGAGCTCGTCTATCACGGTGTCCAGCGCGAGATCTTCGTGGCGCCCCTTGCCAGCAACGCTGCGGCGTTCCTCCGGGGCGAGAGCCACCGACTGACGAGCTACGACCGCACGGCGGACGACTTGTTCGCGTGGTTCAAGGAACGGTGGCTTCTGCCGCGGGCCGCCCGCGACGATGCATACCGTGGGTTCGATCCAGAGACCTACCGGTTGTGGAGGCTTTCATGACGGCAAGCAACAGACCCGCGGACCACACCCCGTTTGCCGATCTGCCGGCCGCCCTGGTCGAGGAGGTGCTCGAGAAGACCGCCGAGGTGGCAGATGGCCTGCTCGCCTCGTTCCAACAGGTCAAGGCCGATCGTCAGTCGCTGCGCAACCAGCTAACGAATTCGGGTCTGGTGATGGGGGAGTCCTCGCTCGGTTATCCGCCGCTACCGACGACCTGTGCCACGGACGGCTCCTATGCCATCGAGCGTCTGCTGACGACCGATCTGGCCGCGGCTGCGGCGGTTGCAGTGGAAGGGCTCACGCCGCCTTCGGAGAAGCGACACTGGGCGCTGCCTCACCACAAGACGTTCGTCGCTGCTGAGCCTCACCTGGAGGACACGGCGACCGTGCTCCGCGCTGTGATGCTTGGCGAGGAGCTGCGCTTGGCCGCGAACGCACCCCACGACCTCGTGATGATGGACGGCACGCTGACCCTACCCATCATCTACTTCAACCAGGCGCTGAACACCGCGCCAGATGCGAAGCAGCTGCGCTGCGCCGAGGAGTTCCTCGGGCACTGTTCCGAGTATCTGGAGGCCTACCTGGTTCTTTTGCGCTCGGAGCGATCGGATAAGCATTACGCCGCTCTTCCGAAGTACTCGACTCGCCGGGAAATCGGGCGGAAGCTCGGGTGGCCGCCGATGTATGACGATCGAGGAATGCTCACTATCCTGCTCGACCCCGGCGAGCTCACGACGCCACTCCAGCTGGAGCACCCACGCGACAGCAAGGGCGATGTCACCTGGCATCTGAACACAGGTCGGCTTCCGGTAGACGCGAAGAAGGAGGCAACTGACCTCTCGGGCGAGATCATCTCCGCGCTGGAGGCGGTGTGCGTGTTCTACTACAAGCCCCATTCGTGGCTCCCTGCCCTTCGGGTGGAGGTCGCTGGAAGTGTGGCATCGAACACTCAGCGTCTTGCGACGGTCATCCAGGGACTCAAGCACCAGACCGCAACTCCCTCCATGCTCGAGCCCTATCCGCTTTACCTGGCCGATCGCACCGCGAAGGCCCTCGCTCGGGCCTTCCCGGCATTCCGGCAGGTGACAACCCAGCGGGTCTCGGAACAGTACAAAGGCGACATCGGCGAGGTGTTCTTCGCGATGCACGGCTACCGAAGCGAGACGGGGAGATAGTTCTATGCCGGAGGAACGCAAGACTCTGGAACAGGTCGTTGACGAGGCGGAGCGGCTCGGCGTCGTCGGCTCACCATCGTCGACGGCGCAGCTGGCGCTCGACATCCTCGGCTCGGCAGTCACACGCAAGCTGGTCGGTGAGCTAGCACTCCTGCGCTTCACGCAGGACGCAAGCCCGCACTACGCCCTCGGGCAGATCACCGAGGTTCAGTTGCGGAACATCTGGCATGAGGACCCGACGATGCGCAGCCTCATCCGCCAGCGTGGCCGGGTGGACGCGGTCAGCGAGCGCCAGGACACCCACTTGGGCCAGATGGTGATCAGCGCCGTCTTCCGACAGGGTGGTTCCGGTGGATACGAGCCAAGCATCCTTGGCACCGTGCCTGCCACGGGCACGCCAATACACCTGGTTAGCGATGCGATCCTGGATGAGTTGCTACGCCCCTACCGGGATCAGATTTTCTACCTGGGTCACGTCTACGGGTCGAAGCCGCGGCTTCCCCTTTGGTTCAAGCACTTCGGACAGGGACCCGACGGAGCAGGGGAGGCGTACCACCTCGGGATCTTCGGCAAGACCGGGTCGGGCAAGTCGGTGCTCGCGAAGATGATCCTTCTCGCCTACGCGCGCTACCCGCAGATGGCGCTCCTCGTCATCGATCCGCAGGGCGAATTCTCGCGGGACCTGAAGAAAGGGGGCGCGAGCGGCGAGTTCCCGTTGCCCGTGGGAGATGTCGCTCGCAAGCTGGGAAAACAGCCGGTCGTCCTCACGGTGCGCAACTTGGTGCTGGACCGTTGGGAACTATTCGAGCAGATCCTTTTCGAATCGCTCTTCTTCGAGCGGCTGACGATTCGAAAGGGCGAGAATCGCGAGCTGGCCTGCGGCATCCTGGTGGAAAAGCTACAGAAGGCCGAGGTCAAGCTCGTAGACCTTCACGAGCGGTCGTCCTTCGATCGAGCCTGGCGGATTCTCCAGGATGACAAGGTCCAGAGGGTTTTCTATCGCGCGAAGGAATCTCGTGATCGATTCGATACCGCATTGCATGAAGCTAACCCAAATGAATTTTTCCGCGATTACTGGGGACCCGTGGCGGAGCTGTTCCGCGAGGACCGTCCTGGAGCCAGGAGCATCAAGAAGGCGTTGGCCTGGCTGCTCGACCTGAACGCCACGAATCGGCGGATTCTGGTCGTGGACCTGTCTAAAGAGCAAGCCAAGGGCCTCTTCTGGAATGAGAAGATCCAATCCCTCGTCATAAAGCGACTGCTAGATGGGCTCGCCCAGACAGCAGAGCACTTCTACAAGGAGGGCCAGAGCCTCAACGCGCTCGTCGTCATTGATGAAGCGCACCGACTCGCTCCTCGCGAGCTCCCGCGCGAGGATGAGGCTGCTCGTGGAGTCCGCGGCGTGCTGATCGACGCCGCGCGGACGACGCGCAAGTACGGCCTCGGGTGGCTCTTCATCAGCCAGACGCTGTCGAGCCTGCACCCCGAGATCTTGCAGCAGCTACGGATCTTCTTCTTCGGCTTCGGGCTCGGCCTGGGGCAAGAGTTCCAGTCGCTGCGCCAGCTTGTCGGCTCTTCCGGCACGGCGCTCGACCTGTACCAGCTTTTCCGCGATCCGCACTCGGCCTTTGACACGGCGAGCCGCCAGTACTCGTTCATGACGATCGGACCGGTGAGCCCGCTCTCCTTTTCGGGAAGCCCGCTGTTCCTGAACGTCTTCAACACGGTGGAGGCCTTCCTTGAGGCGAACCGCCTGGAAGCCTGAGCACATGAGAGCCATAGGTCAGGGAAACACGGCCCGGAACGACAGGCGCTGCGAGCACGGTGTGCCGCCGCTGGGCAACGCGAACTTCGCCTGGGTGCAGCACATCATCCACCACATGGCGCCCGCGGGGCTCGCCGGCTTCGTCCTCGCCAACGGCTCGATGTCCGCCAACCAGTCCGGCGAGGGCGAGATCCGCAAGAACATCATCAAGGCCGACTCGGGGACCGCGCGGCCAGGTCGCCAGGCAGTGCCTGTAGGGGCGACCAATGGCCGCTGACAAACCC is from Thermoleophilum album and encodes:
- a CDS encoding ATP-binding protein, coding for MPEERKTLEQVVDEAERLGVVGSPSSTAQLALDILGSAVTRKLVGELALLRFTQDASPHYALGQITEVQLRNIWHEDPTMRSLIRQRGRVDAVSERQDTHLGQMVISAVFRQGGSGGYEPSILGTVPATGTPIHLVSDAILDELLRPYRDQIFYLGHVYGSKPRLPLWFKHFGQGPDGAGEAYHLGIFGKTGSGKSVLAKMILLAYARYPQMALLVIDPQGEFSRDLKKGGASGEFPLPVGDVARKLGKQPVVLTVRNLVLDRWELFEQILFESLFFERLTIRKGENRELACGILVEKLQKAEVKLVDLHERSSFDRAWRILQDDKVQRVFYRAKESRDRFDTALHEANPNEFFRDYWGPVAELFREDRPGARSIKKALAWLLDLNATNRRILVVDLSKEQAKGLFWNEKIQSLVIKRLLDGLAQTAEHFYKEGQSLNALVVIDEAHRLAPRELPREDEAARGVRGVLIDAARTTRKYGLGWLFISQTLSSLHPEILQQLRIFFFGFGLGLGQEFQSLRQLVGSSGTALDLYQLFRDPHSAFDTASRQYSFMTIGPVSPLSFSGSPLFLNVFNTVEAFLEANRLEA
- a CDS encoding DNA double-strand break repair nuclease NurA, which codes for MEAFMTASNRPADHTPFADLPAALVEEVLEKTAEVADGLLASFQQVKADRQSLRNQLTNSGLVMGESSLGYPPLPTTCATDGSYAIERLLTTDLAAAAAVAVEGLTPPSEKRHWALPHHKTFVAAEPHLEDTATVLRAVMLGEELRLAANAPHDLVMMDGTLTLPIIYFNQALNTAPDAKQLRCAEEFLGHCSEYLEAYLVLLRSERSDKHYAALPKYSTRREIGRKLGWPPMYDDRGMLTILLDPGELTTPLQLEHPRDSKGDVTWHLNTGRLPVDAKKEATDLSGEIISALEAVCVFYYKPHSWLPALRVEVAGSVASNTQRLATVIQGLKHQTATPSMLEPYPLYLADRTAKALARAFPAFRQVTTQRVSEQYKGDIGEVFFAMHGYRSETGR
- a CDS encoding Druantia anti-phage system protein DruA codes for the protein MALDEVSSIDEMNQDQLRGKILESLREQGFEIRGDALVPPDPTDKEGIRQLHAEAVRHRIAKAKPSLKRHEDRLLGFIAAGSEVVPNSICPRLVLVQSGSEAELLFRYVCLHWSIPVSAGYGRRLRFLVFDDSNGKLIGLFGLGDPVFSLGPRDQWIGWGSSQKKERLQSVMDLFVLGAVPPYSQLLCGKLIALLATSREVQQAFRQKYHGKRSLISGKALDGRLALLTTISALGRSSLYNRLTYRGELVFRSVGFTRGSGEFQFSNGLYEDLRRLAVEHCQATAKHVRWGNGFRNRRELLRKVLPLIGLSRELVYHGVQREIFVAPLASNAAAFLRGESHRLTSYDRTADDLFAWFKERWLLPRAARDDAYRGFDPETYRLWRLS